The sequence CAGAATTTAATCACAAGATGATTTTGGTTTACAATGAGGGGGTCAATTGTTCACCTTATGCTTCTCATGTTTCTATCAACTTCAAAGCAATACATCAAATTTGGGGTACCTGCTTGAGTCAGCTAAAACGGACATGAATGAATGCTGACTGCCATTCACagcacaccagcagagacaacACCTCAGACCAGACTATCTAATCTACAGTGATATGGtcaaggttcaaacctccctcTTACAAAGTCATTATACCACATTCATATGCGACCGAGTGCTATAAACAAAAGCAATGATGAGTACAAGTGTTGTCATGGCAATGTAACAACTGTCATCATAAAAACTGCAGGTAGAAAGACTGCAAGATCATCAGTGTCTTGAAACTGGTACAGTCAGCAACTTTAATGGGTTAACAGAGCTGTACAGAAAGTCACTGTGGAAAGTCACTCATATTCTGGAAGCATATTCATCAGCTTTGATATGTGACAGTCCACTAACAGAAATAACACCACTCTGTGTGAAGAGCACACACATTTGGTTATCAGCTGTTCACAGAGGGCCAACTCACAGCAATGTGCCTATGGCAACCTGCAAGCCTGCTATTGTCTACCAGGACGGTGTTTAAAGCAGCACAGTGAGAATAATGGTCATCAATAATAGATGTGGACATGTCTCTGGTACATAACACAAAGAGCCACTGAGAGGAAGATCGAACcgaaaggaaaaggaaaagaaagaaaaaggaagaaaaaaaacacactgaagaaACTTCTGACTGCAGAGGGCACAGAGAAAGGGTTTGAAAATGAAGAACTGACCATACATGTAAACCTCTGGATGATGTAACCTTACCTGTAAACCATCAATGGTAGTTAAAGAAATAGTGTTAGCTAGTATGTTCCAATCTGTTCTACCGCCATGCTGAGAAGCTTGTTGGTCAGCCTCGTCAACAAAGGCTCTATAAagactacaaaacaaagcaCTTCCttacattttaatcaaacttaAATGAGGAATATGCTTTTTACACAGCTTCCCTAAAATGATTAGTCTCATATACAGTAcctaatgttttctttaaaaaaaaaaaacaaaaaaaaaacatgaccatTACTCAAGTATTTGCTGTTCTGGTCCATGACAATCCCTTTACTCTGCCACACACAAATTCTCATAGGACCCCATAGCCTCCTCCCACTAcccccttctttttttccctttttcccaGTCTGTCCCCCCCTCTTTTCTTTCCTATAGCCATTTTCCCGCCCTAGGAGGGAACACATGCTGGGGAAAGAAAACAGCCATTCACAACCTTCCACCATCATCATGGTCACTACTGAGGGGGAGAGGCACAGTTACAGTTTGCAGGTTTTAACCAAGACAGCAGTGctgtaaatttaattttgtaaaaATATATGATCATCCATCATTTACCTCCTTTGTTAtcttaaataaatgtgattaaCCTTCCAGAAAACCCTGACAGTTGTGCAgcagtattttaaaaatatatctagGCAGAAATATATTAAGTGCTGTAAAAGGCACATATACTGTAAGACTGTAAACctatatttttatatacttCTGTTATTAGAAATGGAAAACTGTACATCATAACagcatttaagttttatttcctTCATAGCAGACTGAATAATAGCAAGATAACCCAAAACAACTACGTTTATTTTCACATGACTGACATGAGCTTGTTCATATACCCATTTAGGCATGATCAATTTCAAACATAACTTATTCATTTGGGACTCTGTATATTTtatcaattaatttaaaagcatGAAAACACAACTTCAGCCTATGTTATATTGTCGAGTCAGCTCAGATGGAGCACAACTAGCGAGCTTTTGTTAACGAATTAGCGCCCAGTTTTCAGCATGGCAGGCTGGTGTGTCCCCACGGTAAGTGGAAAAGCTGCATCCGCCCAGTTTGTCACACTGCAGGCTCCACATGGCccaaattgttaaaaaaaggtTTGAGAATCTAAAACATGAactcaaaacagaaacaagtcTTTCTAAACGTTTTTATCCATCCGAACACACGCTACGTGAAACATCGACTGATCGCTAATAGTTTATTTAagctacaaatacaaaattgATTTGTCTAAAGAACAGTGGGAATTGTTTACTTTTCAAGCCAGACTTTTTAAAGGTACATAATCAAAGATTACATTGATATAAATTAACCCAAGCATCGTcaaaaagtaaaacttaaataaaacatctagCGCTGCGGTCTTACCTTAACAAAAAGCTCGATAACGGGCTCGCTATCCCCCTTTACTCCGTTCTGTGGTACGGAAAGCGACATTCTGTATGCTACCCTGAAGATTTTATGacaaaagatgatttttttttcctttctaccACGCCTGACTTTGCTCAGTTCTTTTCTCCACcacctcttccttttttccccttgcACTGAGACCCAGCTGGTAGTTTCTCTTCCCAGTATAGCCGGGTGTTTAGAGGCAGACAAGGAGGCAACGGGTTTGAAAATACAACCGTCCCAACGTTTCTCTTTCACAAAGCTAGCTAAGCTACAAAACCATCCGCGCGAGGATCTTTCTGCCCGTCGCGGAGCGAGGATAACTGATGACGTTGGGAAGAAGCAACGGGAATATTTAAGACCGTGATGTCATCAGCAGCGCAAACCTTGTGAAATGTGGGAGGagggatgatgaggatgatgatctCTCGAGCCGCTTGGTGGCTGCAGACAAACTGCGAGGGGATTGTGGGATACGCCTTTCTATCACTGCATTCTTCAGTTCATTAATGAAACTGTCCccgaaaaacaaacaagagccTTAATTCTGTTCTTTAAGATTCACTTAATGGGAGAAAATTGTTTAGCGTAGGTTTAAGTCTTTCTTAAAAAGTTGTAGTGAGTGCCATCGAGGTCCATGGTTGCCTCATTAGTATTTAAAGAATCATGATCAGCTGGCTATTTCAATACCTCGTGACGTTGATTACACAGCGAATCTCAAATTAAAGCATTTCTTTCAAGTATTTAGGTTCTtgggttttatttatatttatcgcCCTTGCAAAATAAGATACTGCACACTGTACAATCgtaattttcctttaagggaCCAAATGTCAATGAGCACCATAAATTCCTGTCAGAGACCTCAGTCACCCGTGGAAGATccatacacagccacaacagctcctcctcatgctggtcacatTTTGCTGAGGAATGGGTCGACacatcccattcctcaaccagagttgctgcaggtcaaccagcagcaggttgtgttggtcactctagCACGCCATTTCAAAGCTCATCCCATAAATGTCCAATTAGGTAGAGGTCATATGGCAGGCCATTCCAACCTATCCATTTTCAAATGGTGGAGGTACTCCATAATCAGGCCTGCTCCCAGCTCATCCACCCAGCCACAAGAAAGCTCATCATTGTGCAATATCTGGTCATATcagtacatatttatatttataatgattTATGTGGTCAATAACTGTCACCTTGCTCTGCTTTTTTAcacagcatttttcttttgcactgtATTTATAACTGCTCTTTTTCTCCGTTGCACTTTTATCTTTAGTTTGTTTAGATGCAAATATaggtgtgtttttctgctttggTTCGGTGTATACTATAcaggtgggggaaaaaaagaatattgcacaaaacttaattaatttaaaattagaatattacattaaataacaaaaaaaaaaaaaaaattaattgaaaactgaaatgttgaccatctgaagACTATAGTCATGCATGTGAACTCAGTATTTGGTTTGAGCCCTTTTTGCATGAATTACTGCCTCAGTGCTACGTGGTATGAAAGTTATCAGCCGGTGGCCCTGCTGGGGTGTAATGGAAGACCAGGGATGCTTCTATAGTGGCCTTCAACTCTCCTGCATTGCTTGGTCTCATGTGTCTCCTCTTTCTCGTGGCAATGCCCCAgagattttctatggggttcaGTTCAGGAGAGTTTGGTGTCCAGTCAAGCACAGTAATCCCTTGGTCActgaaccaggttctggttcttttgGCAatgtgggcaggtgccaagtcctgccaGAAAATTAAGTCTCCAAAAAgctttctgctgaaggaagcatgacGTGCTCTAAAGTCTCCATGTGGATGGCTGcattgactctggacttaataaatcacagtggaccaacaccagcagatgacatggctctCCAAATCAACACAAACTGGAAACTTCATACTGGACTTTGAAGTGacttggattgttgcctctccattcttcctccagactctaggactttgatttccaaatgagattCAAAATTTGCTTTCATCTTAAAAAAAGTAGTTTGGACCACTCCTCAACAgaccaatttttttctttagcccagGTAAGATGCTTCTGATGTTTTGTTCAGGAACGGCATGAGAAAAGTAAGACATTTGCATCCCATGTCCAGGATCTGTCTCCGTGTGTTGGCTGTCGAAGCAccaactccagcctcagtcctgTGAAGCTCCCCCACTTTTTGAATGGTCTTCTCCTGAAGATTCTCTCCAGGCTGTGGTCATGCCTGCAGGTTGTTCACCTTTTTCCTTTCACACTTTTCCCTTGCACTCAAcgttttattgatgtgctttaaTGCAGCACTTTGAAAGCATTTTGGAGGGTGTCAGTattggttttctgcacaactgtcaggtcagcaacttTCCCCATGGTTGCaaattctactgaaatagactgagaacatttaaatgctcaggagtcctttgctggtgttttgggttgattagagtgtggcacttagaggctacaaaattaaaccttttcacactattctaattttctgagattatttttgggtttttataagctgtaagccataatgattaaattataacaaataaatacttgaaatatctcactttgcatgagTCTCTATATTAGTTTCCCCTTTTGAGTGGAAATACTGAAAGTTTTTtgtgatattctaattttcacATTTCCCCTTAGGAGGGATGAATAAATGTCTATCTAATCCAATCTATAACTGGCTCTGTGGGGTAGTGTTGTCAAACAAAAGGACGGATTAGGGTCCAAGCCACATGCTCCAGAATCTCATTCTGATAACTATGAATACTTCTTCTACATCTGTTACTACCACACACCTGACAGCACCTGAATCTGAAAAGTACAATAAATGCCAACAGAATACTGcaggggattttggcacatttaaCTGTGTTGCTCATTTAACAAATGTACAATCCTTACAAGTTACACATTGTTAGAAAAAGTAACTAATCAAGACTTTCAATGTGTAATACAAGGCCaactggtattattaaagggaaaaagaaataaaccaaacccaaatttcTGTGCTTTTTCTGCTAATTTATCAACCATGCAAATAACAAATCTTAGTGGGCttagaataaacaaaaaaaaaacatatcctaaaaaaaagaaattttaattcCAAAAGGATGACAAGTTGACAAGATCCAAGGTTACTAATTACAAATCATATACTATAGCATTCCACAGAGATTAGCTAAGTACAAGGGTATTAACATAAATTGCATATCAatccatttagaaaaaaaattaaagcatttatCACATCAAATTGCTTTAATCGTAAAACAAGACAATTTCAAAGTCAGAAAGAAGCAGGTTAAATGATGCCAAACACCTCAATTAAGATATAACATGGGACAAGACATTCTGTTAAGAGTGCACACAGCTGTGTCAGTTTCAGCTACTCAAAGGCATTAGTAACAATACGTTACTGTATGGTGGCATTTCCCTACACTCTTCAAAAGGTCAGCGCTCCACGCTCAGAGAAAGTCACTGCACATGCAACTATTTCTCTATCAAATCTACTATACACTGTGGAACAAATCATTAACCTGCCCAACTCAAACCTCTGAAATTAAACTGTTTCCTGCTGAACAATTTTAAAAGTGTGGACAACACAAGCTCCTTTACAGTTTAGATAAACTATCGAACAAATCAAACTCCAAAAGAAACACTCTCCAGGATGTACCAAACCAGTGAAAAGAAAGACTCAAGattgaacaatttttacatTCTAAAGCTGAACCAGGTTGATGACAACACGGAAAGTGACAGGAAAACTCCGTTTTCATGACGTCGGTGACGGAGACACCTGGGCCTTCCTCATGGAGCGCAGGGCCTTCTCTCGAAGGTGTTTTTCCAGGTCATCCAAACTGTCGTCAACTTCGCTCTCTGACTcctaagcaaataaataaataaaagatagctctcttacacacacagataaaataTTAGGACAATAATACTGATACCAAAATTTCTTAAGAGAAATTACAGTGTCTTGTTAggttagaataaaaataaacctttctTGAATCTCCATCCTCTCCTGCGCCCTGGTTCTCTTGACTGTCTCCAGTCACAGTACCGCCACTTTTCTCCTTCTTATGTTTCTTgtgctttttatgtttcttgtctttcttgtgtttcttgtccttcttcttcttctttttctttccaccaCCATCAACATCCGAATTCTGCAATCAGATTTTTGTAAggaccaaaataaataataaaaacactaaacattacaaaaataacTGGTAGCCCCTTATCATCATGCCTTTCATTTCAGGTTATAAAACACGAACAAGAGATTCAACAATGTTGCACAGTAACTGGTCAGAAGAAAGAACTAAACAGACTCCAAGATAAATACTGGTTTTCATAATGCTgactaaatattttctgtacttcCCATCTTTTATCCAACAACATGTAGCTAATTTTTGCTAACAAGCTCAGACCTTGCTTGGAGATCGACTGCCAGACCCACTACTGGCCTTTtttgctggtggtggtggaggagatccAGTGGCAGAGCGAGATGGTGATGGAGAGGCGGAGGCTGGACGTTTTGGAGCAGCTGGATGAGGGGACACTGATCTGGATGATGCTCTCCTTATAGGCTTCGGGCTTGGAGAAGGTCTGTGAAGGTTTCATAGGTTACAACAACCGAACACTAAAATAGCGACAGggtatgcaaaagaaaaaaacaaaaaaaacgaaACCATTTGCAAGaataaaaaggctttttttctttttacctctgGCTGTTACGTGGCTCAGGAGTGCGAGAAACCCTGCGGATAAGTTTACTACTATGTGGAGGGGAATGGTGTCTCCGCTGGTTAGATGGAGATGTACTGGAGGTTTCAAAGCGTCTCTGGGGACTGGCAGAACCCCTCACAGCACGACCGCGGTTTGCAGGTGAAGGAGAGAGGCGTCTAGCTGCTCCAGCAGGGGATCGTGCATCTCTGCTTGGCCTAGCAGAAGGCAACATCGGGCTCCTTCTGTGTCTGGGTGGAGACACAGAGGATGGAGGTGAACGTCTCCTTGGGGCAGGAGAGCTTCTGCGCTTAGGTGACCTAGAGAGGCGTCGCTTTGCACCCGGTGAAGAGCGTTTTGCAGGTGAATTGGACTGCTTCCTTTTCTGTGGAGGCAATGGTGAAGGGCTGTAGCGACGCTGAATAGGAGGTGAATATCGTCTTGGAGACAGAGATCGACGACGGGGTGGAGGGGAAGGAGACCTgagaagtaaaaaataaaatattcaaaaatcAAATTAACTGTACTGATTTTCATTTGGTAATATTAAGATCATATATTACCAGGAATGAAAAACATGCATATACCTGCGCCTAGGTGGAGAGGGAGACCTACGACGGCGTGGTGGAGAAGGGGAGCGACGTCTGCGTCCAGGAGATGGAGAACGTCTTCTCCTGAAGGtgtacaaatacacaaaatataCGAGAATGTACACAAATGAAATTTTGGTTAAAAAGTTCAGAAAGTAATGTGCAAATACAAGGCTTGGTATCTGACCTTGGTGAGGCATCCCTATGTCGCCTACGAGGGGAGGGTGTACGGCTGCGTCGCCTCCTAACTTCTCCATTTCTGGCACCAAGCCCTGCTGTTGACCTTTTAGGCCCCTCATCTTCTGAGGAGGAAGATCCTGTATCTGAAAtcacaacacagaaaatatcaacaactcctcttttaaattattatttaggaCACAGCTTCTTATGTCCATGAGATGACATGAACAGAAACTTggttgagagagagagagaacgagagagaaagagaggaggggGTACGTGAGGGGGTGGGGGTAGGAATAAGAAGTAACAGggacaaaaacagttttaaccTGAGGATGATTGTTGATTCTGCCTGCGATACTGACGTCGCTGCTGCACCGAATCTGCTGTTGCCCCTTTCTCATTTTTATCCTCTTCTGAAACGTAAAGCATTGAGTTTCTCATCAGTGAGTAAAACCGTGAAACAGCGAAAACAGGTAAAAgggtttttactgttttttttttttagcttttaataGCACAATTTGACATTATATAAAGTACAATTATTGCATTAGTATGGAGTATATTTCATTGTGCTTTTGCTCACTTTGACTCCATAGCTAAGATAAAATTATACAAGCTTTTAAAAGTAGGCCAGCACAATGAAAACACTGTAAAGTGATTCTTAGCATAGTTCTGATCACTGCATGGCTGTCTATTTGCCATttactaaaatatttgttttattttttttccctctgaggCTGAAACAGGGTTGCCAagctggcaaaaaaaaacaaacaaaacaaaaaccaaacaaaaaaaaaagtattatttcttcttttgagaaaaaaaatgaactgcAAAATATATAATTCCACAAACTTTGCTTGTggaattatatattttttacatagtTATATTCCCTACACAtacataataaacattttatacaaGATATTActtcacaaaataaatatggTAAGAAAGTAAAAGCAGTGTGTGCCAATTTCTGACAAACAGTTGCTGAGAACATCATATAGTCGGTTATCACAACTGTGATCTGCAAAGTGAAAG comes from Melanotaenia boesemani isolate fMelBoe1 chromosome 20, fMelBoe1.pri, whole genome shotgun sequence and encodes:
- the srrm1 gene encoding serine/arginine repetitive matrix protein 1 isoform X3; protein product: MMQINLTGFLNGKNAREFMKDLWPLLLSAQENIAGIPSAFLEQKKEEIRQRQIEQEKLASLRKVDEDKKDKDIRERAQSKSPRRRKTRSPSPRRRSPVKRERKRSPSPSPRRKPSPAGGSSPPPPLMQLPTKPAEQLVEPDASERAIPEPVIQESSSAGDSLVEAVNADSVAEGKETSPEKTHKKEERPRSREREKDLKRERPHHRSRSRSLSRSRRRRSRSRSFSPRRRQSPRRRMSPRRRSPPRRGPTSSRHRHRRSPVRRRRSRSASSSGSSSSGSRSPKKPVKRISTTPPRKQVHRPDASISPAGKVKRSPSPRSRRVRGSGSPPRSSGFRRTQGGRGDSPSDKARPSEGSESEEDKNEKGATADSVQQRRQYRRQNQQSSSDTGSSSSEDEGPKRSTAGLGARNGEVRRRRSRTPSPRRRHRDASPRRRRSPSPGRRRRSPSPPRRRRSPSPPRRRSPSPPPRRRSLSPRRYSPPIQRRYSPSPLPPQKRKQSNSPAKRSSPGAKRRLSRSPKRRSSPAPRRRSPPSSVSPPRHRRSPMLPSARPSRDARSPAGAARRLSPSPANRGRAVRGSASPQRRFETSSTSPSNQRRHHSPPHSSKLIRRVSRTPEPRNSQRPSPSPKPIRRASSRSVSPHPAAPKRPASASPSPSRSATGSPPPPPAKKASSGSGSRSPSKNSDVDGGGKKKKKKKDKKHKKDKKHKKHKKHKKEKSGGTVTGDSQENQGAGEDGDSRKESESEVDDSLDDLEKHLREKALRSMRKAQVSPSPTS